The Chryseobacterium suipulveris genome window below encodes:
- a CDS encoding ExbD/TolR family protein, with translation MARVKPKRHNIRVDMTAMTDVSFLLLTFFILTAQFAKPDIETIKTPSSISEKLLPDASLMTILSTTDGRFYFTPVENPTERMALLDKMGEKYGMKFNDQEKVAFANVQSIGVPMNQLKGFLDLKEEDRKAFKSPTGIPMDSTNKQLIDWVQQSLAVNPDYKLAIKGDVETKYPKVKALFEGLRDIDFLKFWLITSQEVGPNN, from the coding sequence ATGGCGAGAGTCAAACCAAAAAGACATAATATAAGGGTAGATATGACGGCGATGACCGACGTGTCGTTCCTACTCCTTACATTCTTTATCCTCACGGCTCAGTTTGCAAAACCTGATATCGAGACGATAAAAACGCCATCTTCTATTTCTGAAAAACTTCTTCCGGATGCGAGTTTGATGACCATTCTCAGCACCACCGACGGAAGATTCTATTTTACTCCTGTAGAAAACCCAACCGAAAGAATGGCGCTACTTGATAAGATGGGAGAGAAGTATGGTATGAAATTTAATGACCAGGAGAAGGTTGCCTTCGCAAATGTGCAGTCAATTGGTGTTCCGATGAACCAGCTTAAAGGATTCCTCGATTTGAAAGAGGAAGACAGAAAGGCATTCAAAAGCCCAACAGGAATCCCAATGGACAGTACCAACAAGCAGCTGATCGACTGGGTACAGCAAAGTCTCGCAGTAAACCCTGATTACAAATTGGCAATCAAGGGTGATGTGGAGACCAAGTACCCGAAAGTGAAGGCGCTTTTCGAAGGACTTAGAGACATCGATTTCCTAAAGTTCTGGTTAATAACAAGCCAAGAAGTTGGACCAAATAATTAA
- a CDS encoding ExbD/TolR family protein, whose translation MAEVQVKDNSGKGGKVRSKKQVPHVDLTPMVDLAFLLITFFMLVTTFNKPNVMDLGLPAKPKDNQKPPDTEIDLTNSISIIIGKDNRIFYHQLDRAGLNVQTLQETTFDRNGITKVIEQAKANAKDKDKFTVIIKPTDDAVYKNFVDILDEMAITKNEIYGITDIKPWEEAIYKEKSGGTAATTPPPSN comes from the coding sequence ATGGCAGAAGTACAAGTAAAAGACAACAGCGGGAAAGGCGGTAAGGTACGCTCGAAAAAGCAGGTGCCGCACGTGGATTTGACCCCAATGGTGGACTTGGCGTTCCTTTTGATCACCTTCTTTATGTTGGTAACAACTTTCAATAAACCGAACGTGATGGATTTGGGACTTCCGGCAAAACCGAAAGACAACCAAAAACCACCTGATACAGAAATTGACCTTACAAACTCGATTTCTATCATCATAGGAAAAGACAATAGAATTTTCTATCACCAGTTGGACAGAGCAGGACTCAATGTGCAGACACTGCAGGAAACAACTTTCGATAGAAATGGGATTACTAAAGTAATCGAGCAGGCAAAAGCCAACGCTAAAGATAAAGACAAGTTTACTGTAATTATCAAGCCAACGGACGACGCCGTATATAAGAACTTTGTAGATATTCTGGACGAAATGGCAATCACCAAAAACGAGATTTACGGGATCACCGATATCAAACCTTGGGAAGAAGCCATCTATAAGGAGAAATCAGGCGGCACCGCTGCTACGACTCCTCCACCGTCTAACTAA
- a CDS encoding MotA/TolQ/ExbB proton channel family protein encodes MEMNVSNNEEQVVAKKLGGLNPFLIIPILIAIGVAIYLFVLGSPGNFKADPRLNGLSSVAFSDLETKELHPDGFLGIIYMGGPIVPILISFMIIVIVFAIERALVLSKAAGKGNVDNFVLNVRRLLNQNKIDEAIVECDNQQGSVGNVVKEGLTTYKALSHDNSMNKEQKMVALNKSIEEATTLEMPMLEKNMMILSTLGTVATLVALLGTVIGMIKAFHALGSGGGTPDSAALSIGISEALVNTALGIGTSAVAIIIYNYFTSKIDGLTFKIDEIAMSIQQSFAEFH; translated from the coding sequence ATGGAAATGAATGTTTCAAACAACGAGGAGCAAGTAGTTGCTAAAAAATTGGGTGGGTTAAATCCTTTTCTGATAATTCCTATCCTTATCGCGATCGGAGTTGCTATTTATTTATTTGTGTTGGGAAGCCCTGGAAACTTCAAGGCGGATCCAAGACTTAACGGTTTGTCGTCAGTAGCTTTCTCTGATTTGGAAACCAAAGAACTTCATCCGGACGGATTCCTCGGGATCATTTACATGGGTGGACCAATCGTACCGATTTTGATCTCTTTCATGATTATCGTAATCGTTTTCGCTATTGAGCGTGCATTAGTATTGAGCAAAGCTGCAGGTAAAGGAAACGTAGATAATTTCGTATTAAACGTGAGAAGATTGCTTAACCAAAACAAAATTGACGAGGCAATCGTGGAGTGCGACAATCAGCAAGGTTCTGTAGGAAACGTTGTGAAAGAAGGGCTTACTACTTACAAAGCGCTTTCTCACGATAACTCTATGAACAAGGAGCAAAAAATGGTTGCGCTGAACAAGTCTATCGAAGAAGCTACAACTCTTGAAATGCCAATGCTTGAGAAAAACATGATGATCCTTTCAACGCTGGGTACAGTTGCGACGCTTGTTGCACTACTTGGAACCGTAATCGGGATGATCAAGGCATTCCACGCGTTAGGTTCTGGAGGTGGTACTCCTGACTCTGCTGCATTATCAATCGGTATCTCTGAAGCACTTGTAAATACCGCTTTAGGTATTGGTACTTCTGCAGTGGCGATCATCATTTATAACTATTTTACTTCTAAAATTGACGGATTGACCTTCAAGATCGACGAGATCGCAATGTCTATCCAGCAGTCTTTCGCAGAATTCCACTAA